In a single window of the Olivibacter sp. SDN3 genome:
- a CDS encoding D-glycerate dehydrogenase, whose protein sequence is MTVFIDRIIPQLGIDLLNDAGITFEQHTENRELSQEELIARCSKHDALLSAGWGPLDKKFIQACKHLKVISLHSVGYDRVDVDEATHLKIPIGNTPDVLSEATADTAFLLMLTVSRKALYLHKKIINGQWGFSQPIDDLGVSLTGKTLGIFGLGNIGFELALKAKAAFKMSIIYHNRSHNEKAENELDARKVTFEELLEQSDVLAAFSALTPETKDKFNKDAFSRMKKTAMFINASRGGVHNENDLIEALKQQTIWGAGLDVTNPEPMQADNPLLSMPSVAVFPHIGSATKEARDGMAKLAAENVIAALNGKRLPHVVNPEVYTE, encoded by the coding sequence ATGACCGTATTTATTGATAGAATAATCCCCCAACTGGGTATCGATTTGTTAAATGACGCAGGAATCACCTTTGAACAACATACAGAAAACCGTGAGCTATCACAGGAAGAACTTATAGCGCGCTGTAGCAAGCACGACGCTTTACTATCTGCAGGATGGGGCCCACTTGACAAAAAGTTCATCCAAGCATGTAAACATTTAAAAGTGATATCCTTACACTCCGTTGGATACGACCGTGTAGATGTAGATGAAGCTACACATCTAAAAATCCCTATTGGTAACACACCAGATGTATTAAGTGAGGCCACGGCCGACACAGCATTTCTACTCATGTTAACGGTTTCACGAAAAGCACTATATCTTCACAAAAAAATTATAAACGGCCAGTGGGGGTTCAGTCAGCCCATAGATGATCTGGGCGTGTCATTAACCGGAAAGACATTAGGTATATTTGGCTTAGGAAATATCGGTTTTGAATTAGCATTGAAAGCAAAAGCGGCTTTTAAAATGTCGATTATTTATCACAACCGATCACATAATGAGAAAGCAGAAAACGAACTCGATGCTCGTAAGGTTACTTTTGAAGAACTTCTTGAACAAAGTGACGTATTGGCTGCTTTTTCAGCACTTACTCCCGAGACGAAAGACAAATTTAATAAAGATGCTTTTAGCCGAATGAAAAAAACGGCAATGTTTATTAACGCATCCCGAGGGGGCGTACACAACGAGAACGATTTGATTGAAGCACTTAAACAGCAAACCATTTGGGGTGCCGGACTGGATGTGACGAACCCTGAGCCGATGCAAGCCGACAATCCATTATTGTCGATGCCCAGCGTTGCTGTGTTTCCCCATATTGGCTCTGCAACAAAAGAAGCCAGAGACGGTATGGCAAAATTAGCGGCAGAAAACGTAATAGCTGCGCTGAACGGGAAAAGATTACCGCATGTCGTCAACCCAGAAGTCTATACAGAATAA
- a CDS encoding sulfite exporter TauE/SafE family protein: MTVLTFTLIMFLGACCAGLIGSLTGLGGGVVIIPLLTVVLGVDIHYAIGTALVSVIATSSGSAAAYVKEGITNMRLGMFLEIATTAGAIAGALLASVAPTSFIAILFGCTLIFSAINSLTKKSEHHVEVSSNLANKLKLPNTYPTAIGVTSYGTKNVIGGFTMMSVAGVLSGLLGIGSGAFKVIAMDNIMKIPFKVSTTTSNFMMGVTATASAVIYLQRGYIEPGICMPVVIGVLLGAMAGARILLKANPKNLRLFFAFIIIGLAFNMIYNGIVGNI; this comes from the coding sequence ATGACGGTATTAACTTTCACGCTTATTATGTTTCTGGGCGCTTGCTGCGCTGGTTTAATAGGTTCATTAACAGGATTGGGAGGGGGGGTAGTTATCATTCCATTATTAACGGTAGTACTTGGAGTTGACATACATTATGCTATCGGGACGGCACTGGTATCGGTAATTGCCACTTCATCGGGGTCGGCGGCGGCCTATGTGAAGGAAGGTATTACCAATATGCGATTGGGAATGTTTTTAGAAATAGCCACTACCGCCGGTGCTATTGCCGGTGCGCTACTGGCTTCGGTTGCTCCTACCAGTTTTATTGCAATCTTATTTGGTTGCACCCTTATCTTTTCCGCTATTAATTCTTTAACAAAAAAATCAGAGCATCATGTAGAAGTATCCAGCAATTTGGCAAATAAATTAAAGTTACCCAACACTTATCCAACCGCTATAGGCGTCACTTCTTATGGTACTAAAAATGTAATCGGCGGGTTCACCATGATGAGCGTAGCAGGCGTGCTGTCTGGCCTATTAGGTATAGGTTCAGGGGCTTTCAAAGTGATCGCTATGGACAATATTATGAAAATCCCGTTTAAAGTTTCCACCACTACCAGTAATTTTATGATGGGGGTTACGGCAACAGCCAGTGCTGTTATTTATCTGCAGCGGGGTTATATCGAACCGGGTATCTGCATGCCGGTGGTCATTGGGGTATTATTGGGAGCAATGGCGGGAGCCCGTATACTATTAAAGGCGAATCCAAAAAATCTACGATTGTTTTTTGCTTTTATTATTATCGGATTGGCTTTTAATATGATCTATAACGGAATAGTTGGTAATATATAA
- a CDS encoding exonuclease subunit SbcD: MKILHTADWHIGKRLDRFSRLEEQKAVLDEIIQVAEDHEIDVVLVAGDVFDAYNPSTESIELLYKSLKLLTSGGKRAVVAIAGNHDSPDRIDAPDSLARACGIVFAGYPHAHVAVGEVGSGIYVSHSEPGYLELKLPKYDYPLRLLLTPYANEYRMKTYLGAKNEEDELRLLLEQHWRQLADKYCDAAGVNILMAHLFMMKKGEPRPEEPADEKPILHIGGAQAIYSENLPEQLQYVALGHLHRYQEIDKARMPIVYSSSLLSYSFAEAGQQKYTVLVDVEPGRAAKFERLAISAGKPLYRKRFETSETAIAWLSQHLDAWVELTMVSDDFMRAEERRLLLQTHGGIVAIIPEVRNGQTFTKEGEVIDLSQSVDELFKQYFAHRTGQQPNPEILALFKEVRAEQIEE, translated from the coding sequence ATGAAAATATTACATACTGCTGATTGGCATATAGGAAAAAGATTAGACCGGTTTTCACGACTGGAAGAGCAAAAGGCGGTGCTTGACGAAATCATACAGGTAGCGGAAGATCATGAGATTGATGTAGTATTGGTGGCTGGCGATGTCTTTGATGCATATAATCCATCAACAGAATCAATAGAACTTTTATATAAAAGCTTGAAGTTGCTTACCAGCGGCGGAAAGCGTGCAGTAGTAGCTATTGCCGGGAACCACGACTCGCCTGACAGAATCGACGCGCCAGATTCCCTGGCTCGGGCCTGTGGAATTGTTTTCGCCGGGTACCCTCATGCTCACGTAGCAGTAGGGGAAGTGGGTAGCGGTATTTACGTGTCGCATAGCGAACCTGGTTACTTGGAATTAAAGCTTCCGAAATATGACTATCCGTTGCGTTTACTGCTTACACCCTATGCAAATGAGTATCGCATGAAGACCTATCTAGGAGCAAAGAATGAAGAAGATGAGTTACGTTTACTTTTAGAACAACACTGGCGCCAGTTGGCGGATAAGTATTGTGATGCAGCAGGTGTAAATATATTAATGGCCCATCTTTTCATGATGAAAAAAGGAGAACCTCGACCAGAGGAACCGGCAGACGAAAAACCTATACTGCATATCGGTGGCGCCCAGGCTATTTATAGTGAAAACCTACCTGAGCAGCTTCAGTACGTAGCCTTGGGTCATCTTCATCGCTATCAGGAAATAGATAAGGCACGTATGCCCATTGTATATAGCAGTAGCCTGTTGAGCTATAGTTTTGCAGAGGCCGGACAACAAAAATATACCGTATTGGTTGATGTAGAACCAGGTAGAGCTGCGAAATTTGAGCGTTTGGCCATTAGTGCTGGTAAACCTTTGTATAGAAAGCGATTTGAGACATCCGAGACCGCAATAGCATGGTTAAGTCAACATCTAGATGCGTGGGTGGAACTTACTATGGTTAGTGATGATTTTATGCGAGCGGAAGAGCGTAGGCTGTTATTACAGACCCATGGAGGTATTGTGGCCATCATTCCTGAAGTACGAAACGGACAAACATTTACGAAGGAGGGTGAAGTTATTGACCTCAGTCAAAGTGTAGATGAGTTATTTAAGCAATATTTTGCACATAGAACTGGACAACAGCCCAATCCGGAAATTTTAGCCTTATTTAAGGAAGTTAGAGCAGAACAAATTGAAGAATGA
- a CDS encoding DUF1634 domain-containing protein: MESKIRDRDIQYIIGNLLRYGVWIALSVAVLGGIIYLFNHEQETVHYGTFIEQNKTIFALISETISGTFSGSGDAIILLGIILLFLTPILRVFFSLIAFFIEKDYLYVCITLIVIGIICFSIFYGFAH, translated from the coding sequence ATGGAAAGTAAAATACGTGACCGTGATATACAATACATCATAGGCAACTTGTTAAGATACGGCGTATGGATCGCATTAAGCGTAGCGGTACTGGGGGGTATCATTTACCTTTTTAACCATGAACAGGAAACCGTACACTACGGTACGTTTATCGAGCAAAATAAAACAATTTTTGCACTCATAAGTGAGACTATTAGCGGAACTTTCTCAGGAAGTGGTGATGCCATTATACTTCTAGGGATCATACTTCTATTTCTTACGCCCATTTTAAGAGTATTCTTCTCACTGATTGCTTTCTTTATTGAAAAAGATTACCTATATGTATGTATAACTTTAATTGTGATAGGAATTATCTGCTTCAGCATTTTTTACGGCTTTGCCCATTAG